In the Campylobacter sp. RM6914 genome, one interval contains:
- a CDS encoding MlaC/ttg2D family ABC transporter substrate-binding protein — protein sequence MKFYKILLGICLFLNSAFGINENEIKDEVIKKTNLAIEVLKNSELDNETKSKELFKIFDPLFDYKQMAKISLAKRYNSLSKEEQEKFNIAFEQKLKNSYIDKLLSYTNQEVIIQDATKPQPTRYWLNSQLISDGKTYDFVYKFYDAKERGWLIYDLDIIGVSVIQTYRSQFGDMLDNADFETLLTKLNQANLPSQDDK from the coding sequence ATGAAATTTTATAAAATTTTACTTGGAATTTGTCTATTTTTAAACTCGGCTTTTGGAATTAACGAAAACGAGATAAAAGACGAAGTTATCAAAAAAACAAATTTGGCTATAGAGGTTTTAAAAAACAGCGAACTTGACAATGAAACAAAGTCAAAAGAGCTATTTAAAATTTTTGATCCACTCTTTGACTATAAACAAATGGCAAAAATCAGCCTTGCAAAGCGCTATAACTCGTTAAGCAAAGAGGAGCAAGAGAAATTTAATATCGCTTTTGAGCAAAAACTTAAAAATTCATACATCGATAAACTCCTAAGCTACACAAACCAAGAGGTCATCATACAAGACGCAACAAAACCGCAACCCACAAGATATTGGCTAAATTCACAGCTCATAAGCGATGGTAAAACGTATGATTTCGTATATAAATTTTATGACGCAAAAGAGCGTGGCTGGTTGATTTATGACCTTGATATCATCGGAGTTAGCGTCATACAAACTTACCGCAGTCAGTTTGGCGATATGCTTGATAATGCTGACTTTGAGACACTTTTAACAAAGCTAAATCAAGCAAATTTACCAAGCCAAGACGATAAATAG
- the modA gene encoding molybdate ABC transporter substrate-binding protein, which yields MKFLSSLTLSAVLASALFGGEVNVFAAANTTYAFPELIAEFNKANPKTKISVTLGASGALVTQIQNSAPADVFMAADMDFARKLDESGFSATRPVVYAQGALAMFSIRDVDFSKGLNALSNLKSISIANPNTAPYGKASIEALKNANLFDKVEKSIVYTQKISETLSQALSAADVGFIAASALYDVKMSKYKEGVNYAFVDPSLYTPIDQGIVITKRAENNDEARAFYDFVLSKNGADIFKKFGYNVPKK from the coding sequence ATGAAATTTCTCTCTTCATTAACACTTAGTGCGGTGTTAGCAAGCGCGCTGTTTGGCGGTGAGGTAAATGTATTTGCTGCGGCAAATACGACTTATGCCTTTCCTGAGCTTATAGCCGAGTTTAACAAGGCAAATCCTAAAACCAAGATCAGCGTAACACTTGGGGCTAGTGGAGCTCTTGTAACGCAGATACAAAACTCGGCTCCTGCCGATGTGTTCATGGCTGCAGATATGGACTTTGCAAGAAAGCTTGATGAGAGCGGTTTTAGTGCGACTAGACCGGTTGTTTACGCGCAAGGTGCTTTAGCGATGTTTAGCATTAGAGATGTTGATTTCTCAAAGGGTTTAAATGCGCTTAGCAACCTAAAATCAATCTCTATAGCAAATCCAAACACCGCTCCTTACGGCAAGGCGAGCATAGAGGCTTTAAAAAATGCAAATTTATTTGATAAGGTAGAAAAAAGCATAGTCTACACACAAAAAATTTCAGAAACTCTTTCTCAAGCACTTAGTGCTGCCGATGTTGGTTTTATCGCGGCTAGCGCGCTTTATGATGTAAAGATGTCAAAGTATAAAGAGGGCGTAAACTACGCTTTTGTTGATCCGTCTTTATATACGCCGATCGACCAAGGCATCGTTATAACTAAGCGTGCCGAAAATAACGACGAAGCAAGGGCTTTTTACGACTTTGTGTTAAGCAAGAACGGTGCGGATATCTTTAAGAAATTCGGTTATAACGTGCCAAAGAAATGA
- the selB gene encoding selenocysteine-specific translation elongation factor produces the protein MSVIIGTAGHIDHGKTALIKALNGFEGDRMKQEKERGITIDLSFSNLKRGDENIAFIDVPGHENLVKTMISGAFGFDACLLVVAANDGIMPQTKEHINVLNLLGVNSIVVAISKSDLVSRTELLEREHEIHEYIAGFKNLQILEVFHTSIKDENSINELRNYLFNIKPKIRPADGVFRYYIDRVFSIKGVGSVVTGSVIEGSVHKNEKVFNYDFGKELTVRSVQVHDSFVESAQASNRVALNLTGAELSELKKGQLLSKKGFFRGFLEVDAVVFSESLSHNENVTFCVGSKQCAAKALILSKENGSIFATFKFDKEMFLKFNEPFVLIANARVIGGGRVLNPISEPMKKQGKVLFLNALNKFDFKTAFEILKDTHKNGFGIISAFQRFGLTHEEAINIAKSLKNAFVDEAMLNIYDISAIERVKGFTKFILEKNQFAIFSPASISLKLGWASEKLVVTALNELEEARLITKNDGVYTKTGVDLSELKVRLEDEIYKILDSAKLAPDAPYNIYDELEVDRVSGDNALKKLTSQGRVTRLAHNLFVTTKALEEAEVKLRDIIKEQGLVNVQNAKDRLGLSRKYIIAYLEHLDRSNDIIKDGMNRMLKS, from the coding sequence ATGAGCGTGATAATTGGCACCGCAGGACATATTGACCACGGTAAAACAGCTCTCATCAAGGCTTTAAACGGTTTTGAAGGCGATAGAATGAAGCAAGAAAAAGAGCGAGGTATCACGATAGATCTCAGCTTTTCAAATTTAAAAAGAGGCGATGAAAATATCGCTTTTATCGATGTTCCGGGACACGAAAACTTGGTTAAAACCATGATAAGTGGTGCGTTTGGCTTTGATGCGTGCTTGCTTGTAGTAGCTGCGAATGACGGTATAATGCCGCAAACCAAAGAACACATAAATGTCTTAAATTTACTTGGCGTAAATTCCATTGTTGTTGCAATTAGCAAGAGTGATCTTGTAAGTAGGACCGAGCTTTTGGAACGTGAACATGAAATTCATGAGTATATAGCCGGGTTTAAAAATTTACAAATTCTTGAAGTTTTTCACACAAGCATAAAAGATGAAAATAGCATAAATGAACTTAGAAATTATCTCTTTAATATAAAGCCAAAAATTCGCCCCGCAGACGGTGTTTTTCGCTACTATATAGACCGTGTTTTTAGTATAAAAGGCGTTGGGTCTGTTGTAACAGGAAGTGTTATCGAAGGAAGCGTGCATAAGAACGAAAAGGTCTTTAACTACGATTTTGGCAAAGAGCTTACGGTAAGAAGTGTGCAAGTGCATGACAGCTTTGTAGAGAGTGCGCAAGCTAGCAACCGTGTGGCGTTAAATTTAACGGGTGCAGAGCTAAGTGAGCTTAAAAAGGGACAGTTGTTAAGCAAAAAGGGCTTTTTTAGGGGATTTTTAGAGGTAGATGCTGTAGTTTTTAGCGAAAGCTTATCGCATAATGAAAATGTAACTTTTTGCGTAGGAAGCAAACAATGTGCCGCAAAAGCACTTATCTTAAGTAAAGAAAACGGAAGTATATTTGCTACATTTAAATTTGATAAAGAGATGTTTTTGAAATTTAATGAGCCGTTTGTTTTGATAGCAAATGCGCGTGTTATAGGTGGTGGACGTGTGTTAAACCCTATCAGCGAGCCTATGAAAAAGCAAGGTAAAGTTCTCTTTTTAAATGCTTTAAATAAATTTGACTTTAAAACCGCATTTGAAATTTTAAAAGATACGCATAAAAACGGCTTTGGTATCATAAGCGCATTTCAGCGCTTTGGACTAACACACGAAGAGGCGATAAATATCGCAAAGAGTTTAAAAAACGCATTTGTCGATGAGGCTATGTTAAATATCTATGATATATCGGCAATAGAGCGTGTAAAAGGCTTTACAAAATTTATCCTTGAGAAAAACCAATTTGCGATATTTTCTCCGGCTAGTATATCGCTTAAGCTCGGTTGGGCGAGCGAGAAGCTCGTGGTTACGGCTTTAAACGAGCTTGAAGAGGCTAGGCTTATAACAAAAAATGACGGTGTTTATACAAAAACAGGAGTTGATCTTAGTGAGTTAAAAGTCAGGCTAGAGGATGAAATTTATAAAATTTTAGATAGCGCCAAGCTTGCCCCCGATGCTCCTTATAATATTTACGATGAGCTCGAAGTTGATAGAGTAAGCGGTGATAATGCCTTAAAAAAACTAACCTCGCAAGGTCGTGTTACGCGTTTAGCGCATAATCTTTTTGTCACAACAAAAGCACTTGAAGAAGCTGAGGTTAAACTTAGAGATATAATCAAAGAGCAAGGTCTTGTTAATGTTCAAAATGCAAAAGATAGGCTAGGACTAAGCAGAAAATACATCATCGCATATCTTGAACATCTTGATCGTTCAAACGATATCATAAAAGATGGCATGAACCGCATGTTAAAGTCATGA
- the selA gene encoding L-seryl-tRNA(Sec) selenium transferase produces MSFQNLPQVDKILNLERFHDAVKPILSEISREILNEQRELLRQTSSCLSKDEIIEKIAQKYREYEQTGFVGVINATGVVIHTNLGRSVIDEQIYDRAKELVCSYSSLEYNLNLGQRGNRYDHISRLLSALFNSEDALIVNNNASAVFLVLNTFAKGGETVVSRGELVEIGGSFRVPDVMSASGTSLKEIGTTNKTKLSDYENALNENTKMLLKVHRSNFDIVGFSEDVGIDEIARLAREKNLLDYYDLGSGYVGELPYNLGKNEPNVSKVLQSGVSLVSFSGDKLFGSVQCGVILGKKELIAKLRKNQLLRMLRVDKVIISLLCESIKAYINKEFTLIPTVNQLYKSTHELEILANVINKSLKKELEIYHTSTFVGGGTMPNKNIPSVALCFEGDAMQNEARFRAKRVIGRIENDKFILDLRSVLDKDVNRLIKIINEVAK; encoded by the coding sequence ATGAGCTTTCAAAATCTGCCACAAGTTGATAAGATATTAAATTTAGAGCGCTTTCATGACGCCGTAAAACCGATACTAAGTGAAATTTCAAGAGAAATTTTAAATGAACAAAGGGAACTTTTAAGGCAGACTTCGTCTTGTCTAAGTAAAGATGAGATAATCGAAAAAATAGCACAAAAATACCGCGAATACGAACAAACCGGCTTTGTAGGCGTTATAAACGCAACAGGTGTCGTTATACATACAAATTTAGGAAGAAGCGTTATAGATGAGCAAATTTACGACCGGGCAAAAGAGCTTGTTTGCTCTTATTCAAGCTTGGAATATAACTTAAATTTAGGCCAAAGAGGCAACCGCTACGACCACATAAGTCGCCTTTTATCGGCGCTTTTTAACAGCGAAGACGCGCTTATAGTAAATAACAACGCGAGTGCTGTTTTTTTGGTGCTTAACACGTTTGCAAAGGGTGGCGAAACGGTAGTTAGCAGAGGTGAATTAGTAGAGATAGGCGGAAGTTTTAGAGTGCCTGACGTGATGAGCGCTTCTGGAACTAGCCTAAAAGAGATCGGCACTACAAACAAAACAAAGCTGAGTGATTATGAAAATGCCTTAAACGAAAACACAAAAATGCTTTTAAAAGTCCATCGCTCAAATTTTGATATAGTGGGTTTTAGCGAAGATGTTGGCATAGATGAGATAGCTAGGCTTGCACGCGAGAAAAATTTGCTTGATTATTACGATCTTGGAAGTGGATATGTGGGCGAGCTGCCTTATAATCTTGGCAAAAATGAGCCAAATGTGAGTAAGGTCTTGCAAAGCGGAGTTAGTCTTGTGAGCTTTAGCGGGGATAAGCTTTTTGGCTCAGTTCAGTGCGGCGTGATCTTGGGTAAAAAGGAGCTTATCGCAAAACTTCGTAAAAACCAGCTTTTAAGAATGCTTCGCGTGGATAAAGTCATCATCTCTTTGCTTTGTGAAAGCATAAAGGCTTATATAAATAAAGAATTTACCCTAATCCCTACCGTAAATCAACTTTATAAAAGCACTCATGAGCTTGAAATTTTAGCAAATGTTATAAATAAAAGCTTGAAAAAAGAGCTTGAAATTTATCACACAAGTACCTTTGTGGGCGGCGGAACTATGCCAAATAAAAACATACCTAGCGTTGCTTTGTGTTTTGAGGGTGATGCCATGCAAAATGAGGCTAGATTTCGTGCTAAACGCGTGATAGGACGTATAGAAAATGATAAATTTATACTTGATCTTAGAAGTGTTTTAGATAAGGATGTTAATAGACTAATCAAAATAATAAACGAGGTAGCAAAATGA
- a CDS encoding TOBE domain-containing protein, producing the protein MRADISLELFLGNDIQILAKHIELLKAIRDTKSITKAAQVVGISYKNAWDSLDVINNKSHKPLVIRADGKKKNSGSELSQYGHKMIELFETLLNTQKEYLNKICQSMDIEELDIVNLGHMSMSLSARNQLSCEIVEINTGAVNTEVVARLNSGKKLHASITCESEKNLNLKVGKRVIFIFKAPSVMLCSLDDELKLSETNLLKGKVVSAKIGAVNAEITMDISMGQTITALISKDSAMELKVGVGDEFNAVIKSSQIIIGV; encoded by the coding sequence ATGAGGGCAGATATTAGTTTAGAGCTGTTTTTGGGAAATGACATTCAAATTTTAGCAAAGCATATTGAGCTGCTAAAGGCGATACGCGATACTAAAAGCATCACAAAAGCTGCACAGGTGGTTGGAATTTCATACAAAAACGCATGGGATAGCCTTGATGTTATAAATAACAAAAGTCATAAGCCGCTAGTTATCCGTGCTGACGGCAAGAAGAAAAACAGTGGCTCGGAGTTAAGTCAATACGGTCATAAGATGATCGAGCTTTTTGAAACGCTGCTTAATACTCAAAAAGAGTATCTAAACAAAATTTGCCAAAGCATGGATATAGAAGAGCTTGATATCGTAAATCTAGGGCACATGAGTATGAGCCTTAGCGCTAGAAACCAGCTTTCTTGCGAGATCGTAGAGATAAACACAGGTGCGGTAAACACCGAGGTCGTAGCTCGCTTAAATAGCGGAAAAAAACTACATGCAAGTATAACTTGCGAAAGCGAGAAAAATTTAAATTTAAAGGTCGGCAAGAGGGTTATTTTTATATTTAAAGCGCCTTCGGTCATGCTTTGTAGTCTTGATGATGAGCTAAAGCTAAGTGAGACGAATTTGCTAAAAGGCAAGGTTGTATCGGCTAAGATCGGAGCCGTAAATGCCGAGATAACTATGGACATCTCGATGGGGCAAACCATAACCGCTCTCATCTCAAAAGATAGTGCTATGGAGCTTAAGGTAGGTGTCGGAGATGAATTTAATGCTGTAATAAAATCATCACAAATCATAATAGGAGTTTAA
- the modB gene encoding molybdate ABC transporter permease subunit has protein sequence MFDIDFEPFVLSLKLAFVSTIILFFITLPLSYVMSRVKFKTKPLLEGLVSLPLVLPPSVLGFYLLIFLSPYSPLGGFIERVFDVRLVFNFTGLVVASCIYSLPFMFSPLYAGFNSLKPSLFEASYSLGKGKISTLFHVALPNIKPNLLTAIVVSFAHTMGEFGVVLLIGGSVQGETKVASIAIFEAVEMLDYIKAHVYAALMLAVSFCVLFMVYYLNAKHAKIGYNG, from the coding sequence ATGTTTGATATCGATTTTGAGCCGTTTGTTCTATCGCTTAAACTAGCCTTTGTTTCGACTATCATCCTCTTTTTTATCACGCTTCCACTCTCTTATGTGATGAGCAGGGTTAAATTTAAAACAAAACCGCTCTTAGAAGGACTTGTATCGCTTCCGCTAGTGCTTCCGCCAAGTGTGTTGGGCTTTTATCTTTTGATATTTTTATCGCCTTATTCTCCGCTTGGAGGCTTTATCGAGCGTGTTTTTGATGTTAGACTTGTGTTTAACTTCACGGGGCTTGTTGTTGCTAGCTGTATCTACTCGCTTCCGTTTATGTTTTCGCCGCTTTATGCAGGCTTTAATAGCTTAAAGCCTAGTCTTTTTGAGGCAAGTTACTCCCTTGGCAAGGGTAAAATTTCAACGCTTTTTCATGTGGCTTTGCCAAATATAAAGCCAAATTTACTAACAGCTATCGTGGTTAGCTTTGCGCATACGATGGGCGAGTTTGGCGTGGTTTTGCTTATCGGTGGAAGCGTGCAGGGTGAAACAAAGGTCGCTAGTATAGCGATATTTGAGGCGGTTGAAATGCTTGATTATATAAAGGCGCATGTATACGCCGCGCTCATGTTGGCTGTTAGTTTTTGTGTGCTTTTTATGGTTTATTATTTAAATGCAAAACACGCTAAAATAGGCTATAATGGTTAA
- a CDS encoding MlaA family lipoprotein — protein sequence MRFILAIFFSAALLFANTNQSETDEFDVEFGTQTTTFDPLSGYNRVMTSFNDFVYVNMLTPAARGYAYVVPKTTRTVISNFFDNLMFPIRFVNNLLQFKFKNAGEETLRFLANTIIGFGGLTDGAKYYGLEKHDEDFGQTLGTWGIASGFHVVLPLLGPSNLRDMAGMAGDYFANPISYIEDDWTAFGIKTFAYFNEFSHDPLAYENLKKDAVELYPFLRDAYEQRREHLIKE from the coding sequence ATGAGATTTATTTTAGCTATTTTTTTTAGTGCTGCGTTACTTTTTGCAAATACAAATCAAAGCGAAACTGACGAATTTGATGTCGAATTTGGCACGCAAACAACGACATTTGACCCTCTTAGCGGATATAACCGTGTTATGACAAGCTTTAACGACTTTGTCTATGTAAACATGCTAACCCCGGCAGCCAGAGGCTATGCCTATGTCGTGCCAAAAACCACTAGAACGGTTATTTCAAATTTCTTTGATAACCTCATGTTTCCTATCCGTTTTGTAAATAATTTACTCCAATTTAAATTTAAAAATGCCGGCGAAGAGACGCTTAGGTTTTTAGCAAATACAATAATCGGCTTTGGCGGACTAACGGACGGCGCAAAATACTACGGTCTTGAAAAACACGACGAGGACTTTGGGCAAACACTTGGGACTTGGGGTATCGCGAGCGGTTTTCATGTGGTTTTACCGCTTCTTGGACCGTCAAATTTAAGAGATATGGCAGGTATGGCGGGGGATTATTTTGCTAATCCTATAAGCTACATCGAAGATGACTGGACGGCTTTTGGCATCAAGACGTTTGCTTACTTTAATGAGTTTTCCCACGATCCTTTGGCTTATGAAAATCTCAAAAAAGACGCAGTCGAGCTATATCCGTTTTTGCGTGACGCATACGAACAAAGACGCGAACATCTAATAAAGGAATAA
- a CDS encoding redoxin domain-containing protein, giving the protein MSKFPQNITLKTHQNQEFELSRFCELNDCVLIFYPKMGQSGKALEEEYKNTNGLVGCTPQGKAYECLKDEFELLGFSLIGIGTHGADEQAKFKSEIEASYLFLNDENFMLEEALGLKSFYAPDGKKFYFRQTFVIKNGEIISQKIVTDVANDAQTTLEFIKNLNR; this is encoded by the coding sequence ATGAGTAAATTTCCACAAAACATCACGCTAAAAACTCACCAAAATCAAGAATTCGAGCTTTCTAGATTCTGCGAGCTAAACGATTGTGTTTTGATCTTTTATCCAAAAATGGGTCAAAGTGGCAAGGCTCTTGAAGAGGAGTATAAAAACACAAACGGACTTGTGGGCTGCACACCTCAGGGCAAGGCGTATGAGTGCTTGAAGGATGAATTTGAGCTTTTAGGCTTTAGTCTTATCGGCATCGGAACACACGGCGCAGACGAACAGGCTAAATTTAAGAGCGAGATAGAGGCTAGTTATCTGTTTTTAAATGATGAAAATTTCATGCTAGAGGAGGCTTTAGGACTTAAAAGCTTCTACGCTCCTGATGGTAAGAAATTTTACTTTCGCCAAACTTTTGTTATAAAAAATGGCGAGATAATAAGTCAAAAAATCGTAACAGACGTCGCAAACGACGCACAAACAACTCTTGAGTTCATCAAAAATTTAAACCGCTAA
- a CDS encoding thioredoxin domain-containing protein, with protein MKKIILTSVIAASSMFAVTNDQILGFYNQIIPQGVSAEIVSREKLENHPDFEGVIIKLSDGKVSENEIVFTQGDLLLPDVLDLKTGKSYKNDFKEKMLVGKLAEVYNSEKSENIIKIGNDSKKPTKVVFSDPECPYCRNELANIEKVLEKENLKIILTPVHDRSALEKSYLAYKDTKTAKSDSEKVKILRKYFAEKFEVPAKSVTDEQVAKMDELRKKYLSAGLRSVPFYIDEAALTKK; from the coding sequence ATGAAAAAGATAATACTTACAAGCGTTATTGCGGCAAGTTCGATGTTTGCTGTTACAAATGATCAAATTTTAGGTTTTTACAACCAAATCATCCCACAAGGAGTAAGCGCTGAGATAGTTTCTCGCGAAAAGCTTGAAAATCACCCCGACTTTGAAGGCGTTATTATAAAACTAAGCGACGGAAAAGTAAGCGAAAATGAGATAGTGTTTACTCAAGGCGATCTGCTTTTGCCCGACGTTCTTGACCTAAAGACAGGTAAAAGCTATAAAAACGACTTTAAAGAGAAGATGCTAGTTGGCAAACTTGCTGAAGTTTATAACTCTGAAAAGAGCGAAAATATCATAAAAATCGGCAACGATAGCAAAAAGCCTACAAAGGTTGTATTTAGTGATCCTGAGTGCCCTTACTGTAGAAATGAGCTTGCAAATATAGAGAAAGTCCTTGAAAAAGAAAATTTAAAAATCATCCTAACTCCTGTGCATGATAGAAGCGCGCTTGAGAAAAGTTATCTAGCTTATAAGGATACAAAAACAGCAAAAAGCGATAGCGAAAAGGTTAAAATCCTAAGAAAATACTTCGCCGAAAAATTTGAAGTTCCTGCAAAAAGCGTAACTGACGAGCAGGTTGCAAAAATGGACGAACTAAGGAAAAAATACTTAAGTGCAGGACTTAGAAGCGTTCCGTTTTATATAGACGAAGCAGCACTTACTAAAAAATAA
- a CDS encoding TOBE domain-containing protein, whose product MIKAKILNITTKNGVSLYKFQAAQICLFMLSLDRIDGVFEGRDVMLNFKSSDVIIATKELEACSVKNKIPALVTKISAGEILSVIHLKFDKFEFESIITAGSCKDLNLKVGERVFAYVKSTSLHISEVI is encoded by the coding sequence ATGATAAAAGCTAAAATTTTAAACATAACAACCAAAAATGGAGTTAGCCTGTATAAATTTCAAGCAGCTCAAATTTGTCTTTTTATGCTCTCTCTTGATAGGATAGATGGAGTTTTTGAGGGTAGGGATGTGATGTTAAATTTTAAGAGTTCTGACGTGATAATCGCCACAAAAGAGCTTGAAGCTTGTTCGGTTAAAAACAAAATTCCAGCCCTTGTCACTAAAATTTCAGCGGGAGAAATCTTAAGCGTGATTCATTTGAAATTTGATAAATTTGAGTTTGAAAGTATCATTACCGCCGGCTCTTGTAAAGATCTAAATTTAAAGGTTGGTGAGCGAGTTTTTGCTTATGTTAAGTCAACCTCACTTCATATAAGCGAGGTAATATGA
- a CDS encoding sulfate/molybdate ABC transporter ATP-binding protein has translation MIEISCKKELNGANGKFLLDVNLNIQKGEFVALYGKSGSGKTTILRMLAGFETPDSGFIKVGGRTFFDGDINLAAQKRNIGFLFQDYALFDNMNVVKNLLFAKNDHALASKLLEICELKGLENASISSLSGGQKQRVALARAVMREPEILLLDEPLSALDNDMRVKLQDYLLKFHEEFGMSVVLVSHDVGEIYKLCSKVFVLEKGKIISSGSSAEIFLRQSGSQKFAFSGKVLDIKRQDAIFVVLVLVAGQLCEVVLSDAEALNLKVADEVIVSAKAFGINLKKVKDV, from the coding sequence ATGATAGAAATTTCGTGTAAAAAGGAGCTTAACGGTGCAAATGGAAAGTTCTTGCTGGATGTAAATTTAAACATACAAAAGGGCGAATTTGTCGCACTTTATGGCAAAAGTGGAAGCGGTAAGACCACGATATTGCGTATGCTTGCAGGGTTTGAAACGCCAGATAGCGGCTTTATCAAGGTCGGGGGTCGGACGTTCTTTGATGGGGATATAAATTTGGCCGCTCAAAAGAGAAATATCGGCTTTTTGTTTCAAGACTACGCGCTTTTTGACAATATGAATGTAGTTAAAAATCTACTTTTTGCTAAAAACGACCACGCTTTAGCTAGCAAACTTTTAGAAATTTGCGAGCTTAAAGGGCTTGAAAATGCCTCCATCTCTTCGCTTTCGGGCGGACAAAAGCAACGCGTAGCTCTGGCTCGTGCTGTTATGAGAGAGCCTGAAATTTTACTGCTTGACGAGCCATTAAGTGCGCTTGATAACGATATGCGAGTAAAGCTTCAGGATTATTTGTTGAAATTTCACGAGGAATTTGGCATGAGCGTGGTGCTTGTAAGTCATGACGTGGGTGAAATTTACAAGCTTTGCTCGAAAGTTTTCGTGCTTGAAAAGGGCAAAATCATCTCAAGCGGAAGCAGTGCGGAGATATTTTTAAGACAAAGCGGTTCGCAAAAATTTGCATTTAGTGGTAAAGTTTTGGATATAAAGCGTCAAGATGCGATATTCGTGGTTTTGGTTTTGGTCGCAGGACAGCTTTGCGAAGTGGTTTTAAGTGACGCAGAGGCATTAAATTTAAAAGTCGCTGATGAGGTTATCGTAAGCGCGAAGGCTTTTGGTATAAATTTAAAAAAGGTAAAAGATGTTTGA